A region of Necator americanus strain Aroian chromosome I, whole genome shotgun sequence DNA encodes the following proteins:
- a CDS encoding hypothetical protein (NECATOR_CHRI.G161.T1): MFRTAVSVTSDVHERIDAVIIAQRIAISSGYIADVRGRPGLIAQRDYAPVDDPKKINFCLPFMTDDLSKAIRASLVRYGLDDQARIAEMPPTNPKKHLSDSKLCNMPIW, translated from the coding sequence atgtttaggacagccgtaagTGTGACATCTGATGTCCATGAGCGGATCGATGCGGTTATCATAGCACAGCGGATCGCAATTTCAAGTGGTTATATTGCTGATGTACGTGGGAGGCCAGGTCTTATTGCGCAGCGAGATTATGCTCCAGTGGATGACCCgaaaaagatcaatttctgcttgcCTTTCATGACCGACGACCTCAGTAAGGCGATAAGGGCCAGTCTGGTTAGGTATGGTCTCGATGACCAAGCGAGAATTGCGGAAATGCCTCCAACAAATCCCAAGAAGCATTTGTCTGACTCcaaactgtgtaatatgcccatttgGTAA
- a CDS encoding hypothetical protein (NECATOR_CHRI.G162.T1), with translation MSREVQSCIPKAALQNDVKVVEVPPANLKRRLVSNPAYDHMINAINLAQRIATSNGYIADVPRRPGLIARREYATVVDSNKINFCPLLLFITDDLTIQPDEMRSRGPSENCGNTSNKPQEAISSKENVRSLLSYSRL, from the coding sequence ATGAGCAGAGAGGTACAGAGCTGTATACCAAAAGCGGCTCTGCAGAACGACGTAAAAGTTGTTGAGGTACCACCAGCGAACCTCAAGCGTCGGCTGGTAAGTAATCCTGCATATGATCATATGATCAATGcgatcaacctagcgcaacgGATCGCAACTTCTAATGGTTACATTGCTGATGTACCTCGGAGGCCAGGTCTTATTGCGCGGCGAGAATATGCTACAGTGGTTGActcgaataagatcaatttttGCCCGCTTTTGCttttcataaccgacgacttGACTATACAGCCTGATGAAATGCGGTCTCGAGGACCTAGtgagaattgtggaaatacctccaacaaacCTCAAGAAGCAATTAGTTCGAAAGAGAATGTACGATCGCTTCTGTCTTACTCCAGActgtaa